One Pseudomonas syringae CC1557 genomic window, ACCATTCTGGTTCCGGCATTCGTGATTTCCGAGCTCAAGACAGCGTTTCAGATCGGCTTCATGATCTTCATTCCGTTCCTGATCATCGATCTGGTGGTCGCCAGTGTGCTGATGGCCATGGGTATGATGATGCTGTCGCCGCTGATCATTTCCCTGCCGTTCAAGATCATGCTGTTTGTGCTGGTGGATGGCTGGGCGTTGATTGTCGGCACCCTGGCTGGCAGTTTTGGTGGCGTATGAGCCGTTTCACTGAGGAGTCTGCCCGATGACGCCGGAAGTAGCTGTTGACCTGTTCCGCGAAGCGCTGTGGCTTACCACGGTACTGGTCGCCATTCTTGTCGTGCCCAGCCTGTTATGCGGTCTGCTGGTGGCCATGTTTCAGGCCGCAACCCAGATCAACGAACAGACCTTGAGCTTTCTGCCTCGCCTGCTGGTGATGCTGGTAACCCTGATCGCCATCGGCCCCTGGCTGCTGAAAATCTTCATGGAATACATGCTGACGCTGTACACCAGTATTCCGACGCTGATCGGCTAGCCGCATGCAGCCGATGCTCGCGCTGACCGATACCCAGATCAGTACCTGGGTTGCGGCTTTCATGCTGCCGATGTTCCGGATCATCGCGTTGCTGATGACCATGCCTATCATCGGTACCACGCTGGTGCCACGCCGAGTGCGTTTGTACCTGGCGGTTGCAATCACTGTAGTGGTCGCGCCAGCGTTGCCCGCCATGCCGCCGGTCGAGGCGCTTGATCTGAGTGCGTTATTGCTGATCGGCGAGCAGATCATCATCGGTGCCGGGATGGGGCTGTCGCTGCAATTGTTCTTCCATATCTTCGTGATTGCGGGGCAGATCATCTCCACGCAGATGGGTATGGGCTTCGCGTCGATGGTCGACCCCACCAACGGCGTGTCCTCGGCCACGATAGGTCAGTTCTTCACCATGCTGGTCACGCTGCTGTTCCTATCGATGAACGGTCATCTGGTGGTGCTGGAAATTCTTGTCGAGAGCTTTACCACGATGCCGGTCGGCAGTGGTCTGCTGGTCAATAATTTCTGGGAGCTGGCGAACGGGCTGGGCTGGGTATTGAGTTCCGGGCTGCGGCTGGTATTGCCTGCGATCACGGCGTTGCTGATCATCAACATCGCCTTTGGCGTCATGACTCGCGCCGCGCCGCAGCTCAACATTTTCTCGATCGGTTTCCCGCTGACCCTAGTAATGGGCATGGTTATTCTGTGGATGACCATAGGCGATATTCTCAATCAGTATCAGCCGATTGCCACCCAGGCATTGCAGGCGTTGCGCGATATGGTGAGGGCTCGTTGAAATGGCAGAAAACGAGAATGGCCAGGACAAGACAGAAGACCCCACGGAAAAGAAGGTCAAGGACGCACGGACCGACGGCCAGATTGCGCGCTCCAAGGAACTGACCACTCTGGTGGTGATGTTGATGGGGGCGGGCGGGTTGCTGATGTTCGGTTCCGACATCGCGCTGATGATGTCCGAGCTGATGCGCGACAATTTCACGATATCGCGTGAAACGTTGATGGATCAGTCTTACATGGGCAAGGCGCTACTCAGTTCGGGGCTGCATGCGCTGCTGGTGATTCTACCGTTTTTGATTGCCATGCTGGTGGCCGCACTGGTAGGGCCGATCATGCTCGGCGGCTGGCTGTTTACAGCCAAGCCGCTGATGCCCAAGTTCAGCCGGATGAACCCGGCGGCCGGGCTCAAGCGCATGTTTTCGCCAAGCGCGCTGGTCGAACTGCTCAAGTCACTCGGTAAATTTCTGATCATCCTGGCGGTTGCGCTGGTGGTACTGAACAAAGAGCGCACGGACCTGGTAGCCATCGCCCACGAGCCGCTTGAGCAGGCGATGATTCATAGCCTGATGGTGGTGGGCTGGAGCAGCTTCTGGATGGCCTGCGGTCTGGCGTTCATTGCTGCCGTGGACGTGCCGTTTATGCTGTATCAGGCGCACAAGAAACTGTTGATGACCAAGCAGGAGGTGCGCGACGAGCACAAGAACAGTGAGGGTAGCCCGGAGATCAAGCAGCGCATTCGCCAGTTGCAGCGTGAAATGTCCCAGCGGCGGATGATGGCCTCGATCCCCGAGGCCGACGTCATTATTACCAACCCGACGCACTTCGCCGTCGCCTTGAAATACGATCCCGAACAGGGCGGGGCGCCGATGTTGCTGGCCAAGGGCACAGACCTTGTGGCCCTGAAGATTCGCGAGATTGGTGCGCACAATCAGATACTGATCCTGGAGTCGGCTGCGCTGGCTCGCTCCATCTACTACAGCACCGAGCTGGACCAGGAAATTCCCGCCGGGCTGTACTTGGCCGTGGCTCAGGTGCTGGCTTATGTTTACCAGATCCGCCAGTTCCACGCTGGCCAGGGCAAACGTCCTGATCCACTGGGCGACATCAAGATCCCGCCGGATCTGCAGCGCGACGCCTAGTTCTTTTGGGGGCGAGCGTCTCGACTATCGTGCGACGCTCTGCCTCGCATGCCATTCCGGACGCGCTGCGTCCTCTGTTCAGCCAGCCGTCCGATACGTCGGTTACTCATGTAAGTCAGCGCTTCAGGCGCACGCAAACCTCTGTCAGTACTGGCTTTGTAAAAGTTGGACAGGTTTTTGCAACAGGGTCGATACAGGGCGCCTTTGGCGTCAATGTTTTGATCTAGTGCGCAGGTAACGAATCAGTGGATCGCTCTCAATTAATCAGTAGCGCACGCAGCAATATCACTGGCCTGGGCCGTGGTCAGTTGGGCGTTCCGTTGTTGTTGCTGGTCATGCTGGCAATGATGATGTTGCCTATTCCACCGTTTCTGCTGGACGTGTTTTTCACGTTCAACATCGCACTCTCAATCGTCGTGCTGCTGGTCTGCGTCTATGCACTGCGGCCGCTGGATTTTTCGGTGTTCCCGACCATTCTGCTGGTCGCCACGTTGTTGCGTCTGGCGCTGAACGTTGCTTCCACCCGGGTGGTGATGCTGCACGGTCAGGACGGTCACGCGGCTGCGGGCAAGGTGATTCAGGCGTTCGGTGAAGTGGTCATCGGCGGCAACTATGTCGTCGGTATTGTGGTCTTCGCGATCCTGATGATCATCAACTTCGTGGTGATCACCAAAGGTGCCGGTCGTATTTCCGAGGTGAGCGCGCGCTTCACCCTCGACGCGATGCCCGGCAAACAGATGGCCATCGACGCCGACCTCAACGCCGGTCTTATCGATCAGCCGGAAGCCAAGCGCCGCCGTGCCGAAGTGGCTCAGGAAGCAGAGTTCTACGGCTCCATGGACGGTGCCAGCAAGTTTGTCCGCGGTGATGCGATTGCCGGCCTGCTGATTCTGTTCATCAACCTGATCGGCGGCACGCTGGTCGGTATCCTGCAGCACAACATGTCGTTCGCCGATGCAGGCCGTGTTTATACCCTGTTGACCATCGGTGACGGTTTGGTGGCGCAATTGCCATCACTGCTGCTGTCCACCGCCGCGGCGATCATGGTGACCCGTGCTTCCGGTTCGGAAGAGATGGGTAAGCTGATCAATCGCCAGATGTTTGCCTCGCCGAAGGCGCTGGGTGTTTCCGCTGCAATCATGATCGTCATGGGCCTTGTGCCAGGCATGCCGCACTTTTCCTTCATCAGTCTCGGGCTGGTTGCCGCTGGCGGCGCCTACCTGTTGTGGAAGAAAGAAAATCAGGTCAAGGTCGAAGCCATCGCCGAAGTGCAGCGCCAGCAAGACCTGCTGCCGTCTCCGACCCGCATTCAGGACTCCAAGGAGCTGGGCTGGGACGACGTGACCCCCGTCGACATCATCGGCCTGGAAGTGGGTTACCGCCTGATTCCGCTGGTGGACCGCAATCAGGGTGGCCAGCTGCTCGCGCGTATCAAGGGCGTGCGCAAGAAGCTGTCTCAGGAGCTTGGCTTTCTGATGCCGACCGTGCATATCCGTGACAACCTCGATCTGGCGCCCAGCGCCTATCGCTTGACGCTGATGGGCGTGATCCTGGCCGAGGCCGAGATCTATCCGGATCGCGAGCTGGCAATCAATCCCGGGCAAGTCTTTGGTACCCTGAACGGCATCACCGCCAGAGACCCGGCGTTCGGCCTCGAGGCGGTCTGGATCGAAATCAGCCAGCGCAGCCAGGCGCAGTCGCTCGGTTACACGGTGGTGGACGCCAGCACCGTGGTAGCGACGCACCTCAACCAGATTCTGTACAAGCACTCTCATGAGCTGATCGGCCATGAAGAAGTCCAGCAACTGATGCAATTGCTGGCCAAAAGCTCGCCCAAGCTCGCTGAAGAGCTGGTTCCGGGCGTGTTGTCGCTGTCGTCGCTGCTTAATGTGCTGCAGGCGCTGCTGGCCGAACATGTGCCTGTGCGTGACATCCGCAGCATTGCAGAGTCCATCGCTAATAACGCCGGAAAGAGTCAAGATACCGCCGCTTTGGTTGCGGCAGTGCGCGTCGGTTTGAGTCGTGCAATCGTCCAAAGCATTGTAGGCGTTGAGCCGGAGCTGCCTGTTATCACTCTGGAGCCAAGGTTGGAACAGATATTGCTCAATAGTCTACAGAAGGCTGGTCAGGGTCAGGAAGAAGGCGTTCTGCTTGAGCCAAGCATGGCTGAAAAGCTCCAGCGTTCGTTGATCGAAGCTGCCCAGCGCCAAGAGATGCAAGGGCTGCCGGTGATTCTTCTGGTAGCAGGTCCTGTCCGGGCGATGCTGTCACGATTTGGACGTTTGGCTGTACCGAACATGCATGTTCTGGCGTATCAGGAAATACCGGACAACAAGCAAGTAACCATCGTAGCGACTGTCGGGCCGAACGGCTGAGGTAGTGAGTCATGCAAGTTAAGCGATTTTTCGCCGCCGATATGCGTCAAGCCATGAAGCTGGTTCGCGATGAGCTGGGCGCGGAAGCTGCCATCATCGGTAACCGGCGCATAGCCGGTGGCGTAGAGCTGACTGCTGCGCTGGATTACAAGCTGTCTGCCCTGGCCCCGCGTGTGCCGAACATGGAGCTTGAAGACGAGCTGCGCAAGACTCAGTCGCGCATCGTCTCCGCTCAGGCTGAACTGAACAATCGCAGTGACAGTGACGCGTCGGTCAACCTTCAGCTGTTTTCCGGTAAAACCGGCAGCGCCGTCGACACCCACATCGAACCGACACTCGAAGAACCGCCACGCCCGTTTGCCTACGCACCTGCGCCTGCCGCAGAGCCTGCTGGCGGCCAGCGTGCTTTTGACTCGATGCGTTCCGAATTGAATGGTCTGCGTGAGCTGCTGGAAGTCCAGCTCGGCTCCCTGGCCTGGAATCAGTTGCAGGGCAGCCGCCCGCAGCAGGCCAACCTGTGGCGCCGTCTGCAACGCGTTGGTCTGTCTGGCCCGCTGTCGCGCGATCTGCTGTCGATGATTCCGGACATCGATGAGCCCCGTCAGGCCTGGCGCATGTTGCTGGCCCACCTGGCGCGCATGATTGCCGTCCCTGAGATTGAGCCGTTGGAAGAGGGTGGCGTGATTGCCATGGTCGGTCCTGCCGGCATGGGCAAGACCACCACACTGGCCAAGCTCGCGGCACGTTATGTATTGAAGTACGGCCCGCAGAACATTGCGCTGGTCAGCATGGACAGTTTCCGTATCGGCGCTCAGGAGCAGCTCAAGACACTGGGCCGCATTCTCAACGTGCCGGTCACTCATGTCGATCCGGGCCAGTCCCTGGTTCAGGCACTGGAGCCACTGCTGCGCAAGCGTGTGGTGCTGATTGACACCGCCGGGCTGCAAGCCAGCGATCCGGCGCTGCGCATGCAGCTGGAAAGTCTGGCAGGCCGTGGCATCAAGTCGCGTAACTATCTGGTGCTGGCAACGACCAGCCAGAAGCAGGTGCTGACGGCGGCTTATCACAGTTACAAACGATGTGGCCTGGCGGGATGCATTCTGACCAAGCTCGATGAAACAGCCAGCCTCGGCGAAGTCCTGAGCCTGGCGATCAGTCACGAATTACCAGTGGCCTACCTCACGGACGGCCCACGTATTCCTGATGATCTGCACATTCCGCGGCGTCACCAGTTGGTCAGTCGTGCCGTGAGTGTGCAGATGCAGGATGAGCCGAGCGAGGAAGCGATGGCTGATATGTTTGCTGACCTCTATCACACCCCTGGCAAGAGAGTGGGTTAAGTGATGGATATTTTTGGAATGTCCCTGCATCAACGGTCTGCCAGGCATTGTTCATTTGTGAATGTGCGGTTCTCGGTGTGGTTTCGGTCTACGCAAGTCAAGGTAAAGAAATAACATGGGCAGCATGCATCCCGTACAGGTGATCGCGGTGACCGGCGGCAAGGGTGGCGTCGGTAAGACTAACGTGTCAGTGAACCTCTCACTGGCCCTCGCCGAGCTTGGCCGGCGCGTCATGCTGCTGGATGCCGATCTTGGCCTGGCCAATGTCGACGTCCTGCTTGGGTTGACTCCCAAACGGACACTCGCCGATGTGATCGAGGGTCGCTGCGAGTTGCGCGACGTTCTGTTGCAGGGCCCGGGTGGCGTTCGCATCGTGCCTGCCGCTTCCGGCACGCAGAGCATGGTGCATCTGTCGCCGGCCCAGCATGCCGGTCTTATCCAGGCGTTCAGCGAGATTGGCGACAATCTCGATGTGCTGGTGATCGACACCGCTGCCGGTATCGGTGAATCAGTCGTGAGTTTCGTGCGCGCTGCTCAGGAAGTGCTTTTGGTGGTGTGCGACGAGCCCACGTCGATCACCGATGCGTACGCCCTGATCAAGCTGCTCAATCGCGACTACGGCATGAACCGCTTCCGGGTACTGGCCAACATGGCCCAGAGCCCGCAGGAAGGTCGCAACCTGTTCGCCAAACTGACCAAAGTAACCGACCGTTTTCTTGATGTTGCCCTGCAGTATGTAGGTGCCGTGCCGTACGACGAATGCGTGCGCAAGGCCGTGCAGAAACAGCGTGCCGTCTACGAAGCATTCCCGCGTTCCAAATGTGCACTGGCGTTCAAGGCCATTGCCCAGAAGGTTGATACCTGGCCGTTGCCAGCCAACCCGCGGGGTCATCTCGAGTTCTTCGTCGAGAGACTCGTCCACCAGACCAGCGCGGGGCCTGTGCAATGACTGCGAGCGGCTATCAGATGTACAGCAAGACTTCTCGTAACTCACAATATGAGCTGATCGAGCGGTATGCACCGCTGGTCAAACGTATTGCCTACCACTTGCTGGCGCGTTTGCCGGCCAGTGTGCAGGTCGAGGATCTGATTCAGGCCGGCATGATCGGTCTGCTTGAAGTCTCTACCAAATATGACTCCACCAAAGGTGCGAGTTTCGAGACCTATGCCGGTATTCGCATCCGTGGAGCCATGCTCGACGAAGTGCGCAAGGGTGACTGGGCGCCTCGCTCGGTGCACCGAAATACCCGCATGGTCAGTGACGCAATTCGCGCAATTGAAGCTAAAACCGGACGTGACGCTAAAGATCACGAGGTTGCGGCCGAACTCCAGTTGAGTCTTGATGATTATTACGGGATTTTGAATGATACCTTGGGCAGCCGCCTCTTCAGTTTCGACGACCTGTTACAGGACGGCGATCATGAAGGGCTGCACGAGGACGGCGCGAGCGGTTCGCTCGAGCCGTCGCGCGACCTGGAAGACGAGCGCTTCCAGGCCGCGTTGGCCGATGCAATTGCCAATTTGCCGGAGCGTGAGCGTCTGGTGTTGGCGCTGTACTATGACGAAGAGCTGAACCTGAAGGAAATCGGAGAGGTTCTAGGGGTCAGCGAATCGCGAGTCAGTCAGTTACACAGCCAGTGCGCAGCTCGTTTGCGAGGGCGTTTGGGGGAGTGGCGAGCGCGTTGACGGCAGGGCGCGACGTTTGTCGTGCGTTGTCTGCATGCCGGCTGTGCAAAGCGTTACGTGGTAACAGGATAGACGAGGCAGGGGCCTGTCGGGCAGCGTCTCGATGGGCTTTAGTCGCAGTCTTGACTGTCGTTGTGCCAAGCCCGTCTGCGTTTCGTATAGCTGGAAGTGTGCTGTGCCAGTATTGATTGAACAGCGTGTTCAGGTGCTGAACGCGTTAAAGACTGCTTGGAGGTCGAATTGGACAAGAACATGAAAATCCTCATCGTTGATGACTTCTCAACGATGCGGCGGATCATCAAGAACCTGTTGCGTGATCTGGGGTTTACCAACACGTCGGAAGCCGATGATGGTCTGACCGCATTGCCGATGCTGCAGAGCGGCGCCTTTGACTTTCTGGTAACGGACTGGAACATGCCTGGCATGTCCGGCATCGACCTGTTGCGTCAGGTGCGTGCGGATGATCGCCTGAAGAATCTTCCGGTGCTGATGGTCACTGCCGAAGCCAAGCGTGAGCAGATCATCGAAGCTGCGCAGGCCGGGGTGAACGGTTATGTAGTCAAGCCATTCACGGCTCAAGCGCTGAAAGAGAAGATCGAAAAGATCTTTGACCGCGTCAATAGCTGATGCATGCCGCGAGGGCGCTATGGATAACAATGATTCGATGGCCGACTTTGAGTCGACCTTAAAAAGACACGCGCAAGAACTCGTCACCAGCCTTGAAAAAGGTCGTTTCGGCGAAGCTGTGCAGCTGATCCATGAGCTCAACCAGACACGTGACCGCGGCCTTTATCAGGAAGTGGGCAAGCTGACGCGTGAGCTGCACAGTGCAATCGTCAATTTCCAGATCGACCCGCACATGCCTCAGGCCGAGGAGGTATCGCAGATCACTGATGCCACCGAGCGTCTGTCGTATGTCGTTCGGCTGACCGAGAATGCGGCCAACCGCACCATGGACCTGGTCGAGGAAAGCACGCCGCTCATGAACGGTCTGAGTTCTGACGCCAAGGCGTTGAGCGAAGATTGGGGGCGTTTCATGCGCCGCGAAATCGGTGC contains:
- a CDS encoding flagellar biosynthetic protein FliQ yields the protein MTPEVAVDLFREALWLTTVLVAILVVPSLLCGLLVAMFQAATQINEQTLSFLPRLLVMLVTLIAIGPWLLKIFMEYMLTLYTSIPTLIG
- the flhA gene encoding flagellar biosynthesis protein FlhA, which translates into the protein MDRSQLISSARSNITGLGRGQLGVPLLLLVMLAMMMLPIPPFLLDVFFTFNIALSIVVLLVCVYALRPLDFSVFPTILLVATLLRLALNVASTRVVMLHGQDGHAAAGKVIQAFGEVVIGGNYVVGIVVFAILMIINFVVITKGAGRISEVSARFTLDAMPGKQMAIDADLNAGLIDQPEAKRRRAEVAQEAEFYGSMDGASKFVRGDAIAGLLILFINLIGGTLVGILQHNMSFADAGRVYTLLTIGDGLVAQLPSLLLSTAAAIMVTRASGSEEMGKLINRQMFASPKALGVSAAIMIVMGLVPGMPHFSFISLGLVAAGGAYLLWKKENQVKVEAIAEVQRQQDLLPSPTRIQDSKELGWDDVTPVDIIGLEVGYRLIPLVDRNQGGQLLARIKGVRKKLSQELGFLMPTVHIRDNLDLAPSAYRLTLMGVILAEAEIYPDRELAINPGQVFGTLNGITARDPAFGLEAVWIEISQRSQAQSLGYTVVDASTVVATHLNQILYKHSHELIGHEEVQQLMQLLAKSSPKLAEELVPGVLSLSSLLNVLQALLAEHVPVRDIRSIAESIANNAGKSQDTAALVAAVRVGLSRAIVQSIVGVEPELPVITLEPRLEQILLNSLQKAGQGQEEGVLLEPSMAEKLQRSLIEAAQRQEMQGLPVILLVAGPVRAMLSRFGRLAVPNMHVLAYQEIPDNKQVTIVATVGPNG
- the fleN gene encoding flagellar synthesis regulator FleN; amino-acid sequence: MGSMHPVQVIAVTGGKGGVGKTNVSVNLSLALAELGRRVMLLDADLGLANVDVLLGLTPKRTLADVIEGRCELRDVLLQGPGGVRIVPAASGTQSMVHLSPAQHAGLIQAFSEIGDNLDVLVIDTAAGIGESVVSFVRAAQEVLLVVCDEPTSITDAYALIKLLNRDYGMNRFRVLANMAQSPQEGRNLFAKLTKVTDRFLDVALQYVGAVPYDECVRKAVQKQRAVYEAFPRSKCALAFKAIAQKVDTWPLPANPRGHLEFFVERLVHQTSAGPVQ
- the fliA gene encoding RNA polymerase sigma factor FliA, whose protein sequence is MTASGYQMYSKTSRNSQYELIERYAPLVKRIAYHLLARLPASVQVEDLIQAGMIGLLEVSTKYDSTKGASFETYAGIRIRGAMLDEVRKGDWAPRSVHRNTRMVSDAIRAIEAKTGRDAKDHEVAAELQLSLDDYYGILNDTLGSRLFSFDDLLQDGDHEGLHEDGASGSLEPSRDLEDERFQAALADAIANLPERERLVLALYYDEELNLKEIGEVLGVSESRVSQLHSQCAARLRGRLGEWRAR
- the flhF gene encoding flagellar biosynthesis protein FlhF, translating into MQVKRFFAADMRQAMKLVRDELGAEAAIIGNRRIAGGVELTAALDYKLSALAPRVPNMELEDELRKTQSRIVSAQAELNNRSDSDASVNLQLFSGKTGSAVDTHIEPTLEEPPRPFAYAPAPAAEPAGGQRAFDSMRSELNGLRELLEVQLGSLAWNQLQGSRPQQANLWRRLQRVGLSGPLSRDLLSMIPDIDEPRQAWRMLLAHLARMIAVPEIEPLEEGGVIAMVGPAGMGKTTTLAKLAARYVLKYGPQNIALVSMDSFRIGAQEQLKTLGRILNVPVTHVDPGQSLVQALEPLLRKRVVLIDTAGLQASDPALRMQLESLAGRGIKSRNYLVLATTSQKQVLTAAYHSYKRCGLAGCILTKLDETASLGEVLSLAISHELPVAYLTDGPRIPDDLHIPRRHQLVSRAVSVQMQDEPSEEAMADMFADLYHTPGKRVG
- a CDS encoding chemotaxis response regulator CheY; translated protein: MKILIVDDFSTMRRIIKNLLRDLGFTNTSEADDGLTALPMLQSGAFDFLVTDWNMPGMSGIDLLRQVRADDRLKNLPVLMVTAEAKREQIIEAAQAGVNGYVVKPFTAQALKEKIEKIFDRVNS
- a CDS encoding protein phosphatase CheZ is translated as MDNNDSMADFESTLKRHAQELVTSLEKGRFGEAVQLIHELNQTRDRGLYQEVGKLTRELHSAIVNFQIDPHMPQAEEVSQITDATERLSYVVRLTENAANRTMDLVEESTPLMNGLSSDAKALSEDWGRFMRREIGAEEFRELAKRVDGFLTRTEKETHEVSAHLNDILLAQDYQDLTGQVIKRVTQLVTEVEGNLLKLVLMASHVDRFAGIEHDEESILAEKDPKKHLAKGEGPQIHADKREDVVSGQDDVDDLLSSLGF
- the fliR gene encoding flagellar biosynthetic protein FliR, yielding MQPMLALTDTQISTWVAAFMLPMFRIIALLMTMPIIGTTLVPRRVRLYLAVAITVVVAPALPAMPPVEALDLSALLLIGEQIIIGAGMGLSLQLFFHIFVIAGQIISTQMGMGFASMVDPTNGVSSATIGQFFTMLVTLLFLSMNGHLVVLEILVESFTTMPVGSGLLVNNFWELANGLGWVLSSGLRLVLPAITALLIINIAFGVMTRAAPQLNIFSIGFPLTLVMGMVILWMTIGDILNQYQPIATQALQALRDMVRAR
- the flhB gene encoding flagellar biosynthesis protein FlhB; the encoded protein is MAENENGQDKTEDPTEKKVKDARTDGQIARSKELTTLVVMLMGAGGLLMFGSDIALMMSELMRDNFTISRETLMDQSYMGKALLSSGLHALLVILPFLIAMLVAALVGPIMLGGWLFTAKPLMPKFSRMNPAAGLKRMFSPSALVELLKSLGKFLIILAVALVVLNKERTDLVAIAHEPLEQAMIHSLMVVGWSSFWMACGLAFIAAVDVPFMLYQAHKKLLMTKQEVRDEHKNSEGSPEIKQRIRQLQREMSQRRMMASIPEADVIITNPTHFAVALKYDPEQGGAPMLLAKGTDLVALKIREIGAHNQILILESAALARSIYYSTELDQEIPAGLYLAVAQVLAYVYQIRQFHAGQGKRPDPLGDIKIPPDLQRDA